ctttagcTGCATTCAACTGATGTAAAAGCATCACTCTGCCAAAGATCaactaaaaaacccaaagaAACAATGAAACGCTCTGAGATCGAGCTTCCCCTGTTCTGTTATTATTGTTAGTAAAGTTGGTGGAGCTGTACCTGATTCCCATTCCAGCAGACTCTGGTCCTCCCAGGTCGTCCCTGCTGCTGTGCGGATACACTTCTTCACCTTCTccgtttttgccttttttttgtcttcagtaGTAGTTTCCACATGctgcaatacacacacacacacacacacagacagacacacacacacacacacacacacacacacacacacacacagacacacacacacacacacagacagacagacagacagacacacacacacacacacacatggtacATTTGGACACACACAATCTTGCAAAGAATACAACATTAAAGACAGACagatcaattttatttttaccaaACACACAACAGCAGGTACATTTGGTTTAATCTTGCaaagaataaatattaaataccCCAGCAATACTTCATATTGTACCCCAGCAATCCCCCAGTGTTACTGTAGGGTTTTTACTGGGGATTGGAATCCCAGTAGTTGTTAGCGTGCTTTTCTCGACTGTCCTCTCACAGCTGTGCTCATGCCTGTTGCTTGGGaactttttttaatcactttttcttttccGCCAACTTTCTATAAACATGTTTGACAGAGAACTCAGAAAaagtcagcttttagcagtgaCCTTCTGTGACTTACCCACACTGTGGAGGATCTTCATGATCATCATCTGGATAACTCAAGTCAGcagcattaaaaatgaaatattctaATAATCTGATATTGTTTCTGATAAACAACagtcaacaaaaataaaaatctttaaatattttactttacaTTTAATGAATATATGAaagtttactttttaaataaaattattaaaaaaaaagacatttacttttttttttaaacactgttcAGTCTGAGATGAGCACTCAGTCATCAGCAGTACCAGGGACAGCTCCAGACTGGAGAGCCTGGTTCCAGAGCacaagctgtatgccataacAATAAACTAATGCTGTGCTATGTGGTAGCTAGCATTATCACTAACAGCATGCCGTTCAGCAAAGCATGGGCCTCCTGTTAAATTCCAGCTAGCATCCAGGTGTTTTGAcaatttgttttgctttgataaTTAGCGATTATTTCACTTCTCATATACTGGATTATTCAAAATATTTTCATTGGCATGTATTCTGATTGTATGCATTTTGATTTTAGATGAATAATTACCttataaacatttgtttttatattgtatACCATTCTACTTTAACTGTTTATTATTTGTAACAGCACCTAAAACACTAAAATGTGAagttaaacaaaaaagaaattccCAGATCTGGGACAGATACTTATTTAcacaatatttaatattaataaatatctCATTTGTAAATGTGCAAATTCATAAGTGCCATCACATATTGTTGCAGGTCACGGTGTTAGATGTTGAAGGCAGTTAGCTGTAGAATAATATTTATAATTCTATGAGTTTAAAAAGTACAACGTGTCCCCTCAAAATACGCCCACAGCACTAAACTTTATGATAAGTTTTCCATTCACcagtattttaaaaatgcatgtaaCACCTGAAATAGCGGTGCATGCAGTGTTACTGCCCAGCACGTCCCCTGCTGTGCGGCTTCACAGTCTAAATATTTACGGGCTGTCTCTCCTCGTTACGAAGTAAAGAGCAAAGTGTTTTGCAGAAATCCACCTCAGTTTGGGGGGGTTCAGGCTCCGGCATACTTGGTCCAATCACCGTGCTGCTGTCCTCGCTCTCCTTCTTGCTGAGCAGACCTGCAGCCATCACTGCAGCCTGCTGCTCGGCCACCCGCGCTGCCAGTTCTTCCTGCAACACCCAGATCACAAGGCCTCAGAAACTACAAGTTCTGTACATCTGAAAGAATCCAGTGTGTGTTCATGCACGGATCAAAATGAAACTACCATTCGGGCCTGTCTCTGAGCGTGAACTTCATTTCTTTTTAGTCCAACATGGGCAGGAGGAGCAACATACACAGTTGGTGCTGCCTGGATGATTGATGGTGTTGGTTTGACAGGAAGTGAGGCTACTTGTCGTGTAGGTGGGCCTGACACCATCGAAACCATATCACCAACCTGAAAGAGACAAATGTGGACAGGGAGGGTTCGAGATGACGCTCATGATCTACATGATCTCAGTAAGACATGAAGCATtctgcacacacagactcatGTTTGTGAACCTGAGGTGGAGCAGCCATGGGTTGGATGGGCTGAGAGGGTCCCTGAGGCATTGGGCCCTGCAGGGAAGGAGGGAGCATCatgggtggaggtggaggaggtcgAGGCAAAGGAGGTGCTACTGGAGGACCACGCATCATCTGTAACCTCTGACCACCTGACAACACAGAGTCAAACCCACAATCCAAGTTCAGCTGGGACAAACTTCATCTACACTGGTTTTTGAAACCATTTCAATGCTTCCCAACACTCTGCAAACCCAACTGATTGGTTTGGGTCTTAGAGAGTTTTCAGCAGATTCCTTTAAACTCCATCTTCGGGTGGAGTTAAAGTGATAAGCCTGTGCTGTATCAATACCCTGTCCTGAAACACTGACCATCAGGTCTGCATGTTCTGTTTGCTTGTTATAACTCCAAATAAGGCAGATTTCATACACTATATGCTACATGTAATGTTCAGACACATCCACAAGGCAAAAACACCAAGTCTTCAAAAATTACCTGGTCTTTGCAGAATATGTGGAACAAAAGCCGGTCTCATCATGGGAGGAGGAGGACGTACTGGAGGAactgacacagacacagagtgagCACAGCGTGGCGGCATCTGAAATACTGCTTAAGCCTCTAAACTTTGCTCAGTCCACACATAAATGAGTCTTAGCCAACATGAACCAAAAACAATCACAATAATGTAGATATACAAAAAGCTGGATGGCGTTTAAAAGAAATGGACCCACGTCTCTGCCTCCGCCTGTATATTCACTGTTTTTGCTGTGGGCGGGTAACTGGGGGGTCTTTTTTGAGGAAACAGCTGATATCGTTATCCATTCCAGCTACAGCCTACAGCTTTCATCAGCTTTGGTTTCCATCCAAATTTGTTGAAACACAAACCAAACCACTGAACCACGAGCTGGCAGCAACTGTCAGCGTGCGTCGAGGTGAGGAAGAGTTTTTACTGGATGGTGACACTCTTGTCATGTGAGCATTTGTCTTTACCTGGTCCCACAAAGGCTTGTGGTGGAGGTCCAACAAAAGTTGCAGCTCTGGCTTCTAATGTCTGCTGGACCTGAGAAAGACCACAGAGTGTGTGAGCGAGAGAGGGTGCTGTTTTTATTAATCGCATCAAGATCAATACTTCTATAACACACAAACCTGTCTGTACGTGTTGGTTCCTATAATGGGTCGCACCACTGGAACTGTTGGGACAGCCAGAGCTACAGGTACTGCCTCCATGACAGGTGGACTTCCTGATACTGGTACTGGACCACCGAGAACCTCCTGCTCAAAGCTAGAGAAGCAGAGTGATGTTTGTATTGGATTTCATTTTTAACAGTGTTCTAGCATTCTTCCTCCACCAAACACTcaattttggtctcatctgaccacaaCACTTCAAACGGGCCTGTATGTGGGCTTTCCTGAGCATGGAGACCTCGCGAGCATAGGAGGATTTCAGTCCTGTCACCTTCTCAGCCAGCAGCTTGGTGATGGTCTTGTAGCCCATTTCTTGTGTAGGTCCACAATCTTCACCCTTACATCCTTGGAAACTTCTTGGTCTTAGCCATGGTGCAGAGTTTGGAATCTGGATAGATTGATTACTTCTATGGACAGCGGTCTTTTATACAGGTAACGAGTTGAGAAGGCTCCTAATGTCAGCTCGTTACCTGTATAAAATACACCTGGGAGGCAGAAATCTTGCTGATTGACAGGGgatcaaatatttatttcattcatcaaaatactaatttatttataacttTTCTGAAATGCATTGTTTTGGTTATtgttctgtctctcactgttcaAATAAACCTACCACTAAAATTATAGActgatcatttctttgtttgtgagcaaacttacaaaatcAGCTAGGGTTCAAATGTTTCCCTGACTGCATCTATCAAACTCAGCCCTTCACTTCATTTTATGTGCAAACAAGCTTTTCCACCAGAAAGTTCCATTCAGCACAGCACACATTTGTGTAAATGCAGCAAATGCACATGGCCACACTAACAGATGGCCGATACACAAAGCTGTGGAAATAAACTGGAATAAAAGTCATGAAACATCCTTCAGGTGTAACAGTGAAGAGCAAAGTGAGTAATCTGTGGATCACAGATAAACTAGTAAAGAGAAAGGGCAGCAGCTCTATACGCTCACTGGCCGTTTTGTTAGGTACAAGTGTTCACCTGATTTTTAATACAATTATCTATTGACATGGCTGCAACTCAATACATTTAGTTTTGTAAAGACTATCAAGATGACTGCTGATTCAAAGCAAACACCAGAATGAGGAAAACTGGAGATTTCACTGAGTTTGAATGTGGCTGGATGCGGATGTCAgctgggattttcctgcacagcTGCCTGAGGGGTTACCTGCACACTGGATGCATCTGTGTCTCTTCCCAGAGGCAAACTGGGATATTTAAAGTGAAGTGTTTCGACTGCAATAGTTTGATCATGTGCAGCGAAACCTGCTGTTGGCATGACCTGAATACTGTCTGAGTGAAGCACCTTGCTAATACTGAAAGGCCTGAGGACACACTCATGCATCCTCGCGTCGACATGCAAACAATCACGGAGTTCACATCAAAAACCTGCGACGTAATCTAAGAGGTGCTAGTACAGCTCTGCGGCGTGTATGTGCAGTGAGGAGGTTCCGGGCTGACTGGTTGTACTTACAGCGCCATCTCAGCCTCCATCTCCTTCAGACGCTCCTCGCCGGACTTGAGCGCCATgctgtgacacaaacacagcagacatGAGCTCAGCGGTACAACAGCTGCATTCAGAAAAGTGCCTCCGTCTCCACACGGCTGACCAGTGTAACTCTTACCTTCAGCTGGAGTTTGTACGCTGCCTACGATCACAGACTGGGCTACAAGCTAACAAGTAATGTTTAGCTTATTAGGCTCGAGCTAAACCAGCAACGAGCCcgtttctgctgctgttctcaGCCCACTCACTTACCGCACTAACCCACTTCCACACTAACAGTAGTAACCAACTAAAGAGGAATGGGATTATGCACTAACAAATACACATTCACGGGCTACTGAGCCACCGTCCTAACGCTCTTCTGCTTTgccttcttcttcgtcttcttgaTGTTGAGCGATTGACAAACAGCGAAACGGTGCATTAGCGCCACCAACTGGTAGGGCGTGTGAATCACGTTGCTAAACCGAAACAAACGAGTCTTAAATAACTTTAAGTCAGCTTTCATTCTTCTAACCCTTCTCTCAGCTTCACAGTGTAATACAACTTGCTCTATGGTTTCCTCTTCTGTACAGCACTCACATTTGTCTGAATCACGTTTGGCTGTTATGAATAATGTTTAAAACTGTGTGATATAAATTGTGACATGActgtctcctctctcctgttCCTTCCTGTGCTTCTCATTCTCCAGTTTTCCTTTGGCATTTGGAAATCTGGTGTCCTCTCCTTTCATCGTCTCATGTTTCCTTTACTTCATAAAGTGCTGGAAAAATAACTGTATATCCCATTATATGAACCCTGTAGTTTTTAAACAAAGGTCAGACAGAAATCTTGTGTGagatataattacatttttttagtttACACTCAAAGCTGTTCCAGTTAAATTAAGTCAAAATTAGACTTTTGATTTTTAATAcagcacaataataaaataactaaGTTGCTTAGACTACCCCTCCCGATTTCACCTGGATGATCAGCTAATCCTGTGGATATTGGACTTTTTGACCAACAGGGCAGAAAGTTCGGGTCAACAACTCTCTTTCTGGTCTCCGTTCCACCTCCACTGGCTCCccccagggctgtgtgctctcccccctgctcttcatcctctACACCGATGACTGCACATCCACACTGCCCAACTGTCACCTGGTGAAATATGCTGACGACACAGTTCTCCTGTTGTAGCTGTCAGGCCCCTCACAACACCACGGGCCTGCTCTTCAGGAGTTTGTAGAGCAGTGTGACAGCTCCAAACTTGAACTGAACgtgagcaaaaccaaagagatggtggtgaccttctccagtaggcagagggatctggctgcttcagtcaccaccaccatccatgggaagccagtggaggtagttgaggagtacaaatacctgggAACCATCTTTGACAACCTCCTGAAATTCTCTGCTAACACAGAGGAGATTCTCAGGAGGTGCCACCAACGGCTATATCTCCCTAGGAAACTCAACTCCTTTGGAGTCAGCACACCCATCATGATGACTTTCTACTATGCCTTCCTGGAAAGCATCATGaccttctccatcacctgctggttccactctctcagccttcagaacaggaacagactgcagcacactgcatcagtgggctctaaaatcattggcctgcctgtcagaactctggcacaggttttcagccaacaggcccttagacaggcagccaaaatcatccatgacccctctcacattcttcACCCCGCATTTCAATGGCTCCCCTCTGGGCGACGCCTCCgctgcatttcctgcaggactgagaggaggagagccacctttgtccccaaagccactctgctttttaactccagcCGATAAGAACATTTCCCGcacccataaacataaactactcTATGATCTTTATGTAATGGCGTGAGCCCATCAGAGATCTGGTGGGTGTGAAAGACACCACGGGTGATCCTCCAGCATGACTAAGATTCACAAACAGACTGAAGTTTTGGTTCAACATGACCTGATCGATGTCTGAGCCTACAAACTCAGAGGAAAGTGTTCATAGGGGTCAATACAAAAAGCAGTTTTCACAGACTTCTACAGGACCGGAAGTCTTTTTGCAGCAGTCGCTAACTGGCTGTCTTCTGGTAGAGCGCAGGCTGAAGGCTCTTTTGCTTTTCCTTTACTTTTCCCACCCTCGTATGTCTTAATCCGTTTCCACGTGACAGGGCGTCACGAAAGTGGGCGGCCCTGGTGGTGCTGCTCAGCCCCCGCCGCTGCGACCTCCACCCACATCTCCCGTGTTTGCGCACACTCGTTTGCAGGTCGCTGTCTCGGTGTTCAGCAGCAGGAATCATGCTTCGCGCTGTGCTTTCTCGGAGCCTTCCAACAGTAAGACGACTGCCGGTCTGTCACTACTCTGCAGCCGCCATCCCAGCACCCAGCACCCAGCCGGAGGTCCACTACAACAAGGTAGAGTCGCTCCAGCGGTTGTTGCTGCGCTGACGAGATGTTGGATGTTAGCCAACTGCGTAATCAACAAGTGCGCGCACAGTGTGACAGGAACGctattaaagcgctataaaaGTGTATAAACTGTGTCGTGCTGTGCCGTGCCGTGCCGTGCCGTGCTGTGCTTCCAGGGCAGCCTGCATGCGGAGCTATGATCGGAGGGACGAGCTGCTCACAGAGCAAACAGTGAAGCAGCAACAGGTCACACTCAGCTTTCACTTGGAGCTTATATAACTGAGCGCTGCACCACGCTGACTCTGAGTCCGTGGGATTTCACAACATGATCGTTGATGAAGATTTAATCTCTGCAGGACAGAAACAGCCAGTATGGGACATCTCATATTTGTTATGATTATCGTTTCTCCAGAATTTGCGATAATAACTTGTTGTGAAAACTCACTCTTCACTCAGCTGAGCTCTTCTCCCTCAAATCCTCTTTAGAAACTGAGACCTCCTTCTGCGTGGTGTACTGTGACTGAGCTCACAGTCAAAAGGAGTCCTCTCTTTAAATGTTGTCCTTGTGCTCATTGAGACTCTCTCTGATGATCCAGAGGTCAGACATGTTTCTTGTATCAGAATGGTCCCTGTAACCTTTAAATTAAATCAAAGAGAAGAAGATGAAATCAATGATATATTCTTATTAACAGGAAAGGTAGGCAACTAAGGCCCGTAAGGTAACATTACTTGTAACTTGTCTTTTGCCTTATAACACAATGCTCAGGCCTGTTACACGGGTCATTGGCTGATTCAGTACAAAGCACAGCTGCAGCTGTCGATTATTTTAGTAAACAAGTATTATATCAAATATTTCATCGATTAATCAGATAAGAAACACTTTTGTCTTAGTAATGAGCAATACTAAATATTCCACtgtttttcacaataaaagcctgcTCCTAACTATTGGTTTCCATTTTAGAAACTGCAATGTTTTAATAGTTCAActgccaaacaaacaaacaaaaaactgaactttttaaatattttatgaaGAAGAATTTTCTTGAATGCAAATAAACAATCTCCATTACAGTAATTTCAAATCAAATACAcaaactcaaagtgctttacacagaGGTTTACTGGCCCAAATGCATTTTTATTGGTctgcagaaaaaacacttttatttattttttatttattttttaaaaaagtattaataaaatatttcagtttaatTCTCTTGAAATCTAAAACACAACTTTACAAAAGTTGATAAATGTGGTGTAGTACACCCCATGCCCCCATGTAGGCTCCCCCCTGCTTGCTGTATCACTGCGATAGAAAGTGACGGCTGCTGTCAGCCTTCAGCGAGCAGCTGCCTGGTTTGAACACGGTGTCAGATTAAGATTTCTCTgtagattttattttaatgtctgttttctctctatGTGTCAAACAAACGTCGGAGGATTGGAGCACGTGCTCCTAATGGATCCATATGAactctgacatcatcatcatcatcaatgctgctgttgtgttatcGGTCTGTTTGTTGAACTTAATGTTGTCATACTTTTTATTCACATGCCTGCTCCTAGTCGTTATCGTTTTCTGATCGAAATTGCGATTTCAGGCAACGCGATCATGGATGGCCAGCCTCTGTAGtgttgttcattcatttattttacacacacattgtCTCTCTATCGTCCTGCCAAGCTCACCAATCAGAAGCTACTGGAGAGGTTGCGTTAACCAATCAAGATTAACCAGCCGCTTTGAAATGTTTACATGTTCAGCGGAACCAGAAGCGCAGTTTGAGATTTAATCCCCAAGAAAAGCAGCACGTCGGTAATTTGGGAGTATTCCGGGTTTGAGGCTGCAGACGTGCACCAGAAACAGGCTTCAACATCCAGCGGAAACAACCAGCTCGTACCGACGCTTGAACAATCACCGCAGGCATTTGTGTTCAGCTCTGTATGACACGAGCAGCTGAAGACATCGGGAGATAACGAATGCCATAACACGCTACACTGCCAGGGACGTGCTGTCTGTTAACACGGTCACTAAATACAAACCTCCAGTGTCACTGTTTCTATTAGACACCAGTAAATAACAGTTCTGACTTTATGTAAGCTCTTTAAGAACACAATAAAAAGTCAAGCATGAAaacaaaattcatttttaaaaatcacagaaGTGGAAGTTCCTCCTTATTCTGCTACAAGGAAAATGTCTTCATTGACTTCATATGCAAATAGATATTCAGGTCTGACAGAAGTTTGCAAGACTTTTGTCTTTATTTCGTTAAAAAAATCTATTGGCTGTCTTGAAATCAGTGTTTTACGGTCATTACAGGAAATGGTATTGAGTGCCTTATTTTATCAGAGTCGCTGCACTCGTAATGATGTACTGacctttttaatgtttcagctCTTTATCAACAATGAGTGGCAGGATGCAGTGAGTGGGAAAACGTTTCCTACGATAAATCCAGCAAGTGGTGAAGTCATCTGTCAGGTTGCAGAAGCTGATGAGGTAAGAGTCTGTAaaggtaaaaacacaaacatgtcctGCAGTTTGGTTGTTAACCATCTAAAGTCTACATTCTTCTACTAACCCATAACCTGTGAGACTGTTACTGTAGCAAagtgatgtgtctgtgtgtaaccAGATGTAGAATACATTTGTGAGTGGACACTAAAAATACAGACAAGTTACCCGTTGCAGTCAGCTGCCTTTTTGCCCAGCTGTTTTTAAGTGATGAACCtttgacttacactgtctttcaGGGTTCATCAACCCTCAGCTCAGACTTACAGGCTCAGGCTGTACCATCACCAGTACTCAGCAATTTAACTGTGACACTGAGCAGCTGGTTAGTGCTGGCTGTACTGTTGAAAGGCAGGCTCAGATGGACAGACCATAATGAATTTACCATATGCTTACTGTAGGtacatgtttatgtgtgttcATATGTAGCTAGTATTGGAGCTTTGTAAAAACCAAAATGATATGTGTAACTGGGAGCAGCAGTGATTGCTGATCAACCAGATGAAGAGCAAACTCTCAGATCCAGGCAGAAAGGACCTAACTGAAGCAGATGACTAAAAAAACATACATTATAATAGTCTGAAGCATAGCTACAGTTGCGTGTCAGAAGGCCGTGTGACTTGTAGCTGATGACTTGtctgtattttttaaacttttaggCTTTTCTGTGATTAAAATCAGTACATGCTTACAGATATGCAGAAATCCAGAAAGTATTCACAGCGCTTCACTTGTTCCACTGAGTGCAAAAAGTCTGCTTGAAATActtgcacatttatttaaaatgaaaaacaggaatATAATAGAAGTATTCACGGCCTTTATCACGAGACTCAAGCTTGAGCTCAGGTGCTTTCTGTTTCCACTGATCATCTGTCAGATGTTTCGACAATGATTTGATTGGAGTTCACAGGACGCTGGACTTTCCTAGGCCTGACCGTCCAGCCAATCTGAACAATAGAAGTGTCTCAGTCAGTGAGGTGACCAAGAATGTGATGGTCGCTCTGACAGAGCACCAGTGTTGCTAACTGGAGAGAGGTGAATCATCTAGAAAGAGCCATTTCTACAGCACTCCCCCAGCCACATGGAAGCCACTCCTCAGTAAAAGTCAcgcaacagaaacaaaaatctccGGTCTGATGAAACAAAGATTGAACTCTTTGGCCTGAATGCTAACATCTTGTTAAAGACGTCTGCTAGGACATCAGTCAGCTGGTCAGCACAGACTCTGAGCACACGTCCAGGTGTATTGTCCGGTCCAGCAGCTTTGTGTGGGTCGGCCCTAGCGAGAGTCCTTCTCACACTGGCTGCAGTCAGGGACAGCACTTGGTTGTCTGGCGAGGGGATGGTTTTCCGTGCTGGCTCGTTGTTTGCCACCTTCGCCTCTTTAACATGCATGCAGACTGGTACACTACTCAGGGTTAAGGATTTtgttgaatttaaaataaaattctatTCTTGTTCTTATGAAATAACACATCCCATCCATGTAAACTTATTTTATCATACAGTGTTCATAGTTTTCAGTCATGTGACTTAGTTGCTACCCTGGTGGATAAAACATTACTCCATTATGACAGCCAGTACTGGACAGTGAGTAGTACTACTTGGATCCTGTATCCATGAAGGAAACGTTAAGATATGAAGAGAAACTAGTAATTTTGGGGGCTTGTGGTCCATAATTTGTCCCAGCAGCTTTATAAAAATCCCTGAAAGTGGTCACATCTCTGCCAGAGCTCCACTGCTCAGATCCAATTGTAAGAAACCCAAGAATACATGTCAGTCTCTACAGAtgtcagttagcatgttaaatattaaagttcatgGCAGTGCATTTAGAAAAAGGGCTCGTCTGGAAGGCTTTCCAGGAGAAACCCTCTTCTCtgataaaaaaagaacatggcagcatggatgaggtttgcaaagttgcatctgaacaaacaaacaagctgcTGAGTCATGGGGTGTGCTTATGACTTTACATTTATGTGTACATTTGACATGGTTCCCTGAAAACTTATGTCTGATCATCTACTTCCAAATAAGTTGATTATCTGGTTAACAGTGTTACATCCTCACGGCATACCTGTTTGGATACTATGGTCCTCTGGAAAGAGAGCCtaaaatcagaagtacttgactcccTGCTCAAAAACACTCCTTAAAGCAAATTTCCTGTAAGGTTGAGAGGAAATGGCATCTCACTCGTTTAGATTATCAGTTAGCCTGGAACGGAGTTTATTGTTGTAAAAAGAAGCCCTCTGTAAATATAGGACATCTTACTATTCACCacttattgaaaaaaaaaagagtaaccCCAGGTTTGTCTTCAGCACTGTATCCAGGCAGAGTCAGAGTCGAGCTGTGGTGAGCGGAGTATTCATTTAATCTTAATTAGAAACAACTTCACAAATTTCTTCACAAATACAATTTTAACAATTGGAGAAAAAATATTCATAACCATCTCACAGACATGtcattacttacagctactttcaATACTATTGATCTTTAAATAGAGTCTCTCTTTCATTGATCCTCCTGAGTTAGCGTCAATAATCACTTCCTCCAAACGTGTCTATTAGATCCCATTTCTTCAAAGAAGCTGCTGTTAATTAATGTTGCTTAAATTTGATCAGTCTGTCTCTATGAATGGGGTATGTACAACATGCCTTCATTTAATTAAACCGTTACTGATTGCATAAAGCACgaatgaaaaccagcacaagaAAGTGATCGCCACGGTGATTCTGCTGTAGAAGTGTGATCAGGTAGGATGGGAGGCTACAGCCCAACTGCTCATCTgcttgttacctgttgaagttgaGGGTCAGGGTGCTTTGGTCGCCATTCACGCAGCTT
This sequence is a window from Oreochromis aureus strain Israel breed Guangdong linkage group 11, ZZ_aureus, whole genome shotgun sequence. Protein-coding genes within it:
- the rbm42 gene encoding RNA-binding protein 42 isoform X1; protein product: MALKSGEERLKEMEAEMALFEQEVLGGPVPVSGSPPVMEAVPVALAVPTVPVVRPIIGTNTYRQVQQTLEARAATFVGPPPQAFVGPVPPVRPPPPMMRPAFVPHILQRPGGQRLQMMRGPPVAPPLPRPPPPPPMMLPPSLQGPMPQGPSQPIQPMAAPPQVGDMVSMVSGPPTRQVASLPVKPTPSIIQAAPTVYVAPPAHVGLKRNEVHAQRQARMEELAARVAEQQAAVMAAGLLSKKESEDSSTVIGPSMPEPEPPQTEHVETTTEDKKKAKTEKVKKCIRTAAGTTWEDQSLLEWESDDFRIFCGDLGNEVNDDILARAFSRYPSFLKAKVVRDKRTGKTKGYGFVSFKDPNDYVRAMREMNGKYVGSRPIKLRKSMWKDRNIEVVRKKQKEKKKLGLR
- the rbm42 gene encoding RNA-binding protein 42 isoform X2 yields the protein MEAVPVALAVPTVPVVRPIIGTNTYRQVQQTLEARAATFVGPPPQAFVGPVPPVRPPPPMMRPAFVPHILQRPGGQRLQMMRGPPVAPPLPRPPPPPPMMLPPSLQGPMPQGPSQPIQPMAAPPQVGDMVSMVSGPPTRQVASLPVKPTPSIIQAAPTVYVAPPAHVGLKRNEVHAQRQARMEELAARVAEQQAAVMAAGLLSKKESEDSSTVIGPSMPEPEPPQTEHVETTTEDKKKAKTEKVKKCIRTAAGTTWEDQSLLEWESDDFRIFCGDLGNEVNDDILARAFSRYPSFLKAKVVRDKRTGKTKGYGFVSFKDPNDYVRAMREMNGKYVGSRPIKLRKSMWKDRNIEVVRKKQKEKKKLGLR